A single window of Algiphilus sp. DNA harbors:
- a CDS encoding SRPBCC domain-containing protein — translation MASSPKPWRPDAMAFVYEQTLDIAAPAAVVWEVITDLPRYGEWNPFVSSCASTLRPGDPIDMTVHLMKRPQQQREWISEYHEGRGFAYRMKPVPGGALSSARWHDITPVDDGHCRYRSHFELRGWLMPVVRGLLGARLRGGFAGMNGGVKERAESLWAQRNPR, via the coding sequence GTGGCGAGCTCGCCGAAGCCGTGGCGGCCTGACGCCATGGCCTTCGTCTACGAGCAGACCCTCGACATCGCCGCGCCGGCGGCCGTGGTCTGGGAGGTCATCACCGACCTGCCGCGCTACGGCGAGTGGAATCCCTTCGTCTCGTCGTGCGCATCGACGCTGCGGCCAGGCGATCCCATCGACATGACCGTCCATCTCATGAAACGCCCGCAGCAGCAGCGCGAGTGGATCAGCGAATACCACGAGGGACGCGGCTTCGCCTACCGCATGAAGCCGGTGCCGGGCGGGGCCCTGTCCAGCGCCCGCTGGCACGACATCACGCCGGTGGACGACGGCCATTGTCGCTATCGGTCGCATTTCGAGCTGCGGGGCTGGCTCATGCCGGTGGTGCGCGGCCTGCTCGGAGCACGGCTGCGCGGCGGTTTCGCCGGCATGAACGGGGGCGTCAAGGAACGCGCCGAATCGCTGTGGGCGCAGCGCAACCCGCGCTGA